The following are from one region of the Corylus avellana chromosome ca1, CavTom2PMs-1.0 genome:
- the LOC132164046 gene encoding tetrapyrrole-binding protein, chloroplastic has product MSSCLPSSLLSYLPPSTHFHPNPSHSSLKQMAATTNSLQSLHHHHSLLKCHVTDTPPPSTLSSSLFLNPTTTTSLSHSISSSATFSTSPATSSSTPSTSQAISFDVLQDHLANKKFRQADEETRRLLIVLAGESAQKRGYVFFSEVQFIPEADLRTIDDLWKQHSNNKFGYSVQKRIFEKAERDFSKFFLKVGWMKKLDTEIEQYNYRAFPTEFVWELADDTPEGHLPLTNALRGTQLLNSIFNHPAFAAMQGEDKEDDKLVEEINSIDNGGLNGSKPLSKTLTRPDYSF; this is encoded by the coding sequence ATGAGCTCTTGTTTACCCTCTTCACTCCTTTCTTATCTTCCTCCAAGCACTCATTTCCACCCAAACCCATCACATTCCTCTCTGAAGCAAATGGCCGCCACCACCAACTCCCTCCAAtccctccaccaccaccactccCTCCTCAAGTGCCACGTCACAGACACTCCTCCTCCCTCCACCCtctcctcctctctctttctcaatcccaccaccaccacttcTCTCTCCCACTCCATTTCCTCCTCCGCCACATTCTCTACATCCCCCGCCACTTCCTCCTCCACGCCCTCCACCTCTCAAGCCATCTCCTTCGACGTCCTCCAAGACCACCTCGCCAACAAAAAGTTCCGCCAGGCCGACGAGGAAACCCGCCGCCTCCTCATCGTCCTCGCCGGCGAATCCGCCCAAAAGCGCGGCTACGTCTTCTTCTCCGAGGTCCAGTTCATCCCGGAAGCCGACCTCAGAACCATCGACGACCTCTGGAAACAGCACAGCAACAACAAATTCGGCTACAGCGTCCAGAAGAGAATCTTCGAGAAAGCAGAGAGAGATTTCTCCAAGTTCTTCCTCAAGGTTGGGTGGATGAAGAAGCTCGACACTGAGATCGAGCAATACAACTACAGAGCTTTTCCTACAGAGTTCGTCTGGGAGCTCGCCGATGATACCCCGGAGGGTCATTTACCGTTGACAAATGCTTTGAGAGGGACCCAGTTGCTCAATAGCATTTTCAATCATCCAGCCTTTGCAGCCATGCAAGGAGAAGATAAGGAAGATGATAAACTTGTTGAAGAAATCAACAGCATCGATAATGGCGGACTGAATGGGTCGAAGCCCTTGAGCAAGACACTTACCAGACCAGACTACAGCTTTTGA